GCTCGTCGTAGAACCCCCGCTCCGGGTGGCCGAGGCCGATTGTGCCAAAGGCCCGTCCCCTGGCGACCAGCGGGGCGACCGCGACCGCGGTGACACCGCTCTGCTCGAGCCCGTAGTGGGGGCCGTAGCGGAGGTCGGCCCGCACGTCCACCACGTAGCCACGCTCGTGCTCGATCGCCCCTGGCCTCCGGGTCGGCCCGGCCGATGGTGAGGCTGGTGAAGGGCACGAGCCGCCGGAGCTGGATGGCGATCCGGCCGAAGACCTCCTGGCGGCCGAGGCCGCGGTTCAGCGCGGTGGTCACCTCGAGCAGCGCCTCGGGCAGGCCGCCGGGCGCCTGGGAGGTGGCGTGGTCCTCCTCTGCCGGGTCCCCGCCGCCGGCCTCGAGCGGGAATGCGCGCACCCTACCCCCTTCCCTCCTCGGTCGGGTCGTCGCGAACCGCCCAGGCCAGACGGGTCGAGCTTGCACACCAGAGGGGTCGAGCTTGCCAAGGCATCGAGCGGCGAGCCCTAAGGCGTCAGCCGCCCTCGCCCAGGTTGCGGCGGGTGGTCGCCTTGGCTGCCTCGTCCCTGGCCTCGTCGTAGCGGCCCTCGCCCCGGAGCTCCTCGGCCCGCTGCTCGAAGGCGGACGTGTCCTCGTCGCCGAGCTCCTCCTGCAGGACCGCGTGCTCGGCCAGGATGTCGACCCTGGTCACGTCGTCCTCCTGGCTGGCGACGTGGAGGAAGCCGCCGTCCACCGCGACCGCGGTCCGGCCGCCGTCGGCCTCGATGAACACCGGCCCGACCGTGAGCGCGGCCAGCAGGGGGGCGTGCCCTGGCAGGATGCCGAGGTCGCCGTCGACCCCGCGGGCCCGCACGAAGCTCGCCTCCCCGGTCCACACCTCCCGCTCGGGGGTGACCAGGTGCACCTCCAGGGCGGCCACGGCTACTCCTCGCCCTCGATCGACTTAGCCTTCTCCTCGGCCTCCTCGATGCCGCCCACGTTGAAGAAGGCCTGCTCGGGCAGGTGGTCGTACTCGCCCTGGGCGAGCGCCTTGAACGAGGCGATGGTCTCGTCGAGCGGGACGCTCTTGCCCTTGACCCCGGTGAACTGCTCGGCCACGTAGAAGGGCTGGGACAGGAAGCGCTGGATCCGGCGGGCCCGGTTGACGGTGACCTTGTCGTCCTCGCTGAGCTCGTCGACCCCGAGGATCGCGATGATGTCTTGCAGCTCGTTGTTCCGCTGCAGGATCTCCTGGACCCGGCGGGCCACCGTGTAGTGCTCGTCGCCGACGTAGCGGGCGTCGAGGATGCGCGAGGTCGAGGTGAGCGGGTCCACCGCCGGGTAGATGCCGAGCTGGGAGATCTCCCGGCTGAGCACCGTGGTAGCGTCCAGGTGGGCGAAGGTGGTGTGCGGGGCCGGGTCGGTGATGTCGTCGGCGGGCACGTAGATCGCCTGCAGCGAGGTGATCGAGTGGCCGCCGGCCGAGGTGATGCGCTCCTGCAGCTCGCCCATCTCGTCGGCCAGGGTCGGCTGGTAGCCGACCGCGCTCGGCATCCGGCCGAGCAGGGTGGACACCTCCGAGCCGGCCTGGACGAAGCGGAAGATGTTGTCGATGAACAGGAGCACGTCCTGGCCCATCTCG
This genomic interval from Actinomycetes bacterium contains the following:
- a CDS encoding F0F1 ATP synthase subunit epsilon, encoding MAALEVHLVTPEREVWTGEASFVRARGVDGDLGILPGHAPLLAALTVGPVFIEADGGRTAVAVDGGFLHVASQEDDVTRVDILAEHAVLQEELGDEDTSAFEQRAEELRGEGRYDEARDEAAKATTRRNLGEGG